The DNA window tccccaccccagcctcagcAGCCCCTCCCATCTCCCTACCACTCTCCAATACCAGGCTGTTTCCATAATGGAAGCAGGCTTGCACCAGAGTTCACACACAGCTAGGGCCTGGCCAGGCCTGGTGTCACAGCTTTCTTGCTGGGCTAGCACCCCTGCCGATAGCCACTCTGGCAGTTTTTTGGCTGGGAACTCAGCCCTCCAACCGACTGTCCTTTCATCCGTTCCTTCCTAGGTTGCACTCATCCCAAAGTAAAAGTCCAAAAATGTCTTTAACAGAAACAAGACCTTCTGCCCTCTTGGGGGCTCTTCCTCAGCCTGACTTCAGCTCGGCCTTCCCTTGCTGATCTTGGTAGCTCTTTCTATGACCTTGTCTGTCCTCTTCCTTGGGAACAGTGGGAGAATCCAGTCCTGCCCTGGACTCTAGGTTCTGGCCCAAGGCCCTGTACTGAACAGCTAGGTCGGCTCCATTACTTTTCCTGTGGATTTCCCTGGTTTACCCTCAGGTGGGGCTCACTTGGTAATCAATCTGGCCTAGTTCCAGGCTTTGTAGCCCACAGGCCTGTTTTATACCCTCCTCCTTAAAATCTGGCCCAAACCAGGGGCAAGTTCTACTCTTGTCCAAGCTTCATCCCTCGCCATCTTCTCACTGTCACCAGCTGCGCACTTCTACAGCCTCGGCGTCTCTAGCTCCCCTGCCAGCTCGCTCACCAGAATGAAGAGGcaatccttctcttctgcagtatCCCACCCCTCTTCCTGCAGCCACTCATTCGCATTAACAGCTGCCTGCAAAGCCTCTTCTGAAGCCATTAGCTTCTCCTGTAGCCTTTTGGCTACTGCTGCTGTATCCCCCAAAACCTTTTCTGTCAGAGTCTGAGGACCCACCCTGGACTGCTCCACCCTTGTGTTTGTCCCTACTTCAGTCTGCTTTATCTCTGGGCCAACCAATTCATCCTTCATCTCCCTGCAACACCCGACAGGGTGTGTTGGTTGAGGATCTGTAGGGTCCACGGCCATCCCTGCCACCTCCACTTTGCCTGCCTCCTGTGGGTTTGTGCCAGAGGAcaccttctcctttctttctacCTTCTTGGGGCCCTGGCCCCTCCTTTTGCCACTCTGCAAGTTCCTAAGCAGGCAGTGTCTGCAAAACAAAGAACTCGTCCCCATGTTGGCACTAGACCACGCTTGTACACTTTCTCATGCCCTGCTCTCCTGAGCTAACCTTCTCAGCACAGCCCAGGCATGCTCTCTGTGTGCGCTCTTTTTGTCCAGGCACGGAATCACAGCCCTCTTCTATGGTTGCTCCAGAACCATGGAAGTTTCTCTGCCTGGTAACTCAGCCTCCGGCCTGGTCACCACCTTTAGTCCACCCTTCTGGGGCCCAGCTTGTCTCACACTAAAAGTCCAAAGAGATTTTTCCTCAGAAAGAAGTCCTTCTGCCATCACTGCGgctcttgctcagcctgcagcccccttgcTGGGCTTGGTAACCCTCTCCGGATGTGTGTACACCCCCTTCTTTGGggccagtaggggaacccagtcccACCCTGACATTGGtagcagcccagggccctgtgcccAACAGCTAGGTCTGCTCCTTTCTCTTTGCTGCAGTTTTCCCTGGGCACTTCCTACCTTTCTTCATCATTCAGAGGCTGACAGGTGTAGTGAGGGGGCTGGAGAAACCCCACTGCTGAGTGGAAGGAGGTCAAAGAGTTGGGATTATGGGAGCTGATGGATTCGTTTGCCCTGCTGCGGGAAATGGAGCTGGAGACTGGAGATGCCATGTGAACAAGACTACCTGATGCTCTTTTCATGCCAAAGGGGCTGGAGCCTCCTGCCGGAAACACTCTCAGGAGTCCAGGTTCGAGAACGTCTCTGGGGAGCCTCTTCCTAGGAACAAAACTAGGGTGGTACAACGATGGAGACGTCtctgtcccagagctgggagccagctCCCAGCCAGACTACGCACTGGGGATCCTATTTCTCCCCCAAGAGACCCACATGCCCAAGGAGTAAATGGCTCTTAcctccaggagggagtggggtcttCATTCTCAGCCTCTTTGGGAGCCAGCATTGCTTGCTTTGATGGGACGAGGTgacctgtccccactgctccaaGGTGGCTCAGTTGCAGGATGCGCCCATCTGGGAGGCTGTGCCAGATCCCAGGGCCTGGAAGACAGCTGGGAAGGAGGCTCCTATTCATTTCACACCCAGAGACCCCATAGAAGGGCCAAGGGGAGAATAAACGGCAGAGGGAAAGCTAGCCCTAAGCCCCTGTCCCACTCCAACCTCCTCAGAAGTGGAGCTTTCTgagcttcagtggggctagggaCTGTGGCCCTGACACAACGGCCCTCCTGCACcatatggggcagggagagctctgcctgggggcagggggaatgggatgggggtagaccaaggaaagggggaggggaatgggtgtGAGGGAAAGAGCTCCTGCCCCAGATGAAGGAATTTGGGGGGCAGATGGAAGGACCCTGCTCCACAGAGAGGGGAGAAAGTTTCTGCAAGTGCCAGGGGGCTCCATTTCCCCTTCCACCAGCTCCCCATGTACAGTGAACCAGAGCAGTACCTGCAGCAGGGAGCGGGAGTTGCTGGTGGCCTCAGAGGCACAGTCCCTGTAGTGCCTCAGGCACCTGGTGCAAGTGCCAGATGATGCGGAGCTGGCACATCACATTGGCCATGATGTCGTCCTGCTGCAAGGGAACGAGACTCAGACACTCCCGAGGAATCAGGGGGAATTAAGGGCACCTGGAACCAGCAGCATTtccacccagcacctgcccagctctgaggAATGGATTCACCCTCCTGACCCCCAGAATGGAGTCGTTTCGTCCTTTCTAGTGACCTCTGGTGCCAACCCCCATCCTTGTAAGGTGAGCTCCTGCCACCTCCCCCTCAGTGCCCCTGACAGCTGTTCCACCTCCAATCAAGTTCTCAgaaccctctcctccacccccaccccggttgggcagggagggggctctagcagggggagcaggagggattcTGGCAGCAGTGAAGTGGGATGTGGGGTGGTTGAGACCTTTCCCCAAGTCACCCCAGTGATTCATGCTGAAGTCGCAGGATAGCAGCCCTGGTGAATGGGACAGATTAGCAGCCCCTGCTCACCGAATCCTCCCGCTCTCTCTAGAGGGGGTCCAGACCTTCCAGCAGCAGGACAAGCTTCCCCCGcccatgtgcctcagccctggcTGGTCAGTCGCCATCACTCCTCAGTCCTTGGCCTCCCAGACTGCCAGTGATGGAAACAACTCTGGGTGGTGGCTCGGGTGACACGGACAGTaggccactgggaactgggtgCCGCCCTCTGGAACAGGACAGGCTCGCAGAGGGCACTTAGGAGACTCTGCTGCCTTTCCCAAGAGCGACAGCAGCGTGTCCTAATAACGTAAGTCCATGAGGAGGTAACGCTTGTCATTAATTAGCCTTGCTAAAGGGCTGGGTTAGAGCTGCTCTGGGGACAAGCTGGCTCCCTCCTGCTCATGGAGGGGAATTCAAATCCCTTCCCAGTAGCACCTGCTCTGACTCTCATTCCGCACCAGGCTCCTTGCTGCCAGGACAACCAATGGCCATAGGATGGGAATGAGGCCTGGGCCCCGCCCTAATCTCCTGAGTCTAATGCAGCTGCTTACCTTGTCCCCCACCAGCTGCTGGGCTTCCCCCAGGAGGGAGTAGGTGAggagcagcccagcctggcagACACGCAGCAGGGGGTTGTGGATGGCCAGTAGTGCCGTCCGGAGGAAGGAAGGATCTTCTCTGCCCCTCCAAGAAGAACTTTCTGAAGACCTCAAACCAACAGGACGTGGGACATTAGCAGATTGCCCAGAACCAGGCTCCAAATCCTGGGGCTAGAAGATATCTCTGTCTAGTGGCCCCAAGAGCAGCCAACTCAGGGGACCCAGCCACCTCCACTCCCTGAGCCATCTCATGCCCTGGCAGAGTGTccttacctcccccaccctgtgttCCTATAGCCCAGGAGCCTGCTGTCCTGGTGCCAGTCCCAGCACCACAGGTCTTCGGCCTCGTGGATGGTCAgccctgggaaagagagagacacacacacttattCTGGTTGCAGTGCTTGTGTCCTTCCAATCCCATTGGTGGCTGCACAGTGGGCAGAGTCCTCGCTGCGTGCCTGGCCCAACAGAATTGCAGGAGGTGgacaagaacagagaaagagactcATCCTCCAGCCGGGGTCAGTGAGAGAAATTGGCTGGGGTCCCAGTCTCACTCTTCTATCAGGTGCCATTTCCCAGCTGGGctcctccctctgcagcagcagctggtagaGCCGGTAAACCCCCTCCCTGGCCTGCTGGTTGATGTCGTTGGCTGGGTCACTGATGAACACAGCCAGCTGTGCCACATGGTGACCCATCCTGGGGAATTCTGCTGAGTTCtaatggaagggagagggagaggggactccatcagcattttcctgtcagctcccagtcccccccGGGCCAGaactctccttcccctcagcaGGAGATGCTAGAGTATAGGAGCTAGAGCTAGACCCTTAATTTTCTCTGCCCGCAAGGGAGCCTGGAGCACAGAGATGTGGGCAGGGCCCTCCATGAGGATTTGCTTCCCCAGTTGCTCCAGGATGACAGGAAGGCATGAACCTGGAGCATGGTCCCCTTCAAAGCCCCGAGTCACCACTTAACCAGGACAAGAAGAACTTGACTCAAGCCAAGCTCATTCTCTGCTCTGACTCTGCCTCCCCAAGAGGAGCACTCCTAACCCACAGCCCCTTCAGCAGCTGATCCTACAGCCCCTCGGAGCCAGCCCACCCACGCCTGGAATCAGGAAGCTGGGGTCAGAGGCCACTTACGTCAAACTCAGGGAAGGTGAGGGTGGATCTGAGCAGGGCTGTGCTGCTCCTAATGGCCCTGGCTCTCTCTTGCAGCACCCTGGACACAATCCAGTAGTTTATgtgctgtggggaaaggaggcagcTCAGGATGAATGGGCAGGGGCATGTGTTGTGCTAAtgagcccctccccatccccagggggCTGAGAAAGTGTGTGCGGGGTGGAATATCTGATTCACTGATCGCAGAGCTTTAGAAGGGGATTGTTGCCCCCAGGACAAAGCTTGAATCCTGCAGGTCACAACTTGTCATTGTCTCTCTAGATTGGAACAATGCTCAGTGTCGGGGCTGGTCCCATCCTCTCTGAACTCCTGATTCCTGAACAGCTCACCAGGAAGGAGAcagacccctcacccctccctcgCTCTCAAGTCCTTGGCTGGATGAAGGGACTGAGTGTGAGCACAATCACCCCAGGAATCTCAGGGCCCATCGGAGAGAAGGGCTGATTCTCTGGGGTCCTCCTGTTTCTCTAGGAAGGAgcctgtgactcttctctgagggCCATCTCATGGAGCTCACAggagggcaggggtgaaagtaagggggtACAGGCCGGTACCGTGTACCGGTAAAAGGTAGCCGCCAGAACGGCCCGTACTGCTGACTTTAAAGCACTGCTTAAAGTGCTGCCtcagcagtgctttaacgtcactgccccttttgtgcccccccccccaggtccctACCAGCAGGGTTGCCAATGGGAGGGCTCAAAAGGGGCAGCGCCGACCCAGCTGGGGGGCGCAAAAAGGGCAGCGATGTTAAAAGgctgctgcggcagtgctttaatatcgctgctccttttgccccctctccccccgccgcTGATGGTCGGGGGGGGGAAGTAGCTGCCCCGGGGccatgatttaaaagggcctggggctctggctgcctcTGCCGCTACCACGGCTGCGCCGGCctgagccccggccctttaaattgccgctggaGCCACGGGTGGCGTGGGCCAGGGAACACAGACGGAcgggctgggggatgctgacccccagccccaccccttctgcctgaggccttGCCCCTTTCGGGGGGACCAGAGCAGCCCCGTgataaaatctgcattttattttcaaccctgcaggaggggttcagactCTCACTCCCCAGGCCAGCCAGGGGCCCTGTGGTTAGTGCTCAACAGaaccaggcagagctctggcttGAAGTTCCAGCTCCTTCCTCTGTCCTTCTCGGAGGAAGGGTCTGACATTGCATTgcactgactgccctgaccaAGGATGGCCCACTGGGGGCCCAGCTAGGAGGACAGACTGGAAAATGGATCTAACCATTAAGGTAAAATTGCCCCCACCCTTCTCATGGGGCTCACCTCCAAGATGTAGTGGAGCCTGGCTGTGTCTGGGGACTCTGCCAGCAAGTTCCCCAGCATGGCATCCAGGAGCTCTGGCAATATCTTGTGCAGATCCTGCAAAGCAAAGGGCATGGGTCAGGGTTAGGGAAACGGGGGCTACATCTGCTACAGTATGACAAG is part of the Dermochelys coriacea isolate rDerCor1 chromosome 2, rDerCor1.pri.v4, whole genome shotgun sequence genome and encodes:
- the LOC122458486 gene encoding protein MROH8-like, giving the protein MIPALEPELETHLLRTALHTIFTLGTEKDTTQVQDLHKILPELLDAMLGNLLAESPDTARLHYILENSAEFPRMGHHVAQLAVFISDPANDINQQAREGVYRLYQLLLQREEPSWEMAPDRRVRLGPQPISLTDPGWRMSLFLCSCPPPAILLGQARSEDSAHCAATNGIGRTQALQPE